In Streptomyces sp. Li-HN-5-11, the sequence TCGACCAGCGCCGCGATCTCCGCCTGCTCCGAGCCGTACCCGTCCACGTGCGGTCTACGGCCGTGCAGGAGCGACCGGTAACCCGCCAGGGTGTCGCTGCCCTCGCCGCCCAGGTCGTCGACCGACACCGGGCTGAGGATGCCCGTCGACCAGGCGAGGATCTCCTCCGTGCTGCGGTAGTTGACGCGCAGGCGGTGAGTGCGTCCGGTCACCGAGATGCCGAGCGAACCCAGGGAGACCTTCGAGTCGTAGATCCGCTGGTGCGGGTCTCCGGTGATGAACAGGTCGTCGCTGCCGGCCGGCACCGCGCCGCGCAGGACGCGCCACTGGGCCGGGTGCAGGTCCTGTGCCTCGTCGACGACGACGTGGTCGTGCGTGGGCGAGGAAGCGGCCAGGAGCTCGGCCGCGCGGGCGCACACCTTGAGGTGGGTCGTGGCCTTCTGGTCGCGCAGCATGGACTCGAACAGCTCCACGGCCGGCCATAGCTGCTCCCGTCTGGCCGGCGTCAGCGCGCTGCCGCGACCGCGCCGGGAGGCCGCGCGGTAGTCGTCCAGGGTGTGCAGATCCTGGGCGAGGACGACGTGGCGGTACTCCTGGGCCAGGAACTGCTCCGTCCACGGCAGGCCGAGCTTGTTGACGATCCGCTGCCACACCTGCCTCTCCTCCCGGTCGCTGATCGGGGAGGGCGCCCGGCCGTCGAGACGAGTCACGATGCCGTGCGCGTAGGCGTTGACCGTGGTCACCTCGACGCGGGTGAGCAGCGACTCGTCGTCGTCCAGGAGGACGGCCAGGTTCTCCCGCAACGACGCGGCCAGCGCGTTGGTGAACGTGGTGAGCAGCACGCGGGTGTCCGGGGAGCGGGTGAGCAGGTGCTTGACCCGGTGCAGTGCCGCGACCGTCTTGCCGGTCCCCGGGCCGCCGGTGACCTGCACCGGGCCGCCGTACGACGTCCGGTAGGCGACGCGGCGCTGCGAGGGGTGCAGGAACACCCGCCAGGCCGTGAACGGCTTCTCCAGGATGTCGGCGAGTTCCTCCGGGCCGGTGACCAGGGTGATGCGGCTCTTGGTGTTGGCGATGACGACGGCCAGGCTCTCGTCCGGGTCGGGTCCCGCGTTGACGGGCCGCCGGACGGCGACCACGTCCCGGTACACCTCCTCAGGGCTGAAGCCTTCGGCCAGGTATTGCAGCACCTCGCACTGGTCCTCCGGCAGCAGCGTCTCGAAGGCCCGCAGCTGCGCCTTGTCGACGATGGTCCGCACGGCCCTGAGCACCTGGTCGTCAATGCCGAGTTCGCGCAGGACGGTGTCCGAGTACGCCGCGAAGAGCAGCGCGTCGGCGGCCGCGGCGGCCTTCTCCAGGGCCGGGGTCAGCTGCTCGATCGCCGCGACGTTGCGGACCTCCAGCGCCCGGGTCGCGGAATTCGTGGTGTACAGCCGCTTCGCGGCCCAGGTGTAGGCGTCGTCGTGCGGGACGACGTTGACGAGCAGGAAGACGTCACTGCCGTCGTCGGGGGCGAGGACGACGCCGCGCCAGAAGTCGTTGATGCGGATGGTCCGCATGCGGGGGTCGCGCGCGTTCTCCACCAACTCCAGGTGCAGGCCCTTGTCCGCGTGCAGTTCGGGCACGGTGAGCTGCTGGAACTTCTGCATCGCCTTGCGCACACCGGCTTTGACGGGCCGCTGAAGGACGTCGTAGCTCTCCCAGAAGCTGTTGGCGAACGCGAGCTGCGGCACGAGGCGCACTCCCCACCCTGAACGGACACTCCGCAGTCGATCATACGCGCGGCGTACTCACCAGCCGGTCGGCCACCTTCGCCACGTCCGAGAGCAGCCCGGGGGGTTCCTGGTCGAGGTCGAGGGCGTGCTGGTGGATGACGATGCCCGCGTGCCGGACCACGTGGGCCGCGTGTGGGGCGTTGCCCTTGGCGTACACCAGGTGACCTTCGCGCAGGCCGAGGGCGGTGCAGTACGCCAGCATCTGGTAGAGGTCGGCGTCCGGGAAACCGTCCCGCTTCTCGGCCTTGTACTTGGCGTCCACGACGGCGCACGGGGCGCCGTGGGGCCCGTAGAGCACGAAGTCGGGCTTCATGCGGATCGCGGACGCCTCGTCGAGGTGATGCGGATCCTGGAGCCGCGCCGAGTGCCCGAGGCCACGGCACGCCTCGCGCAGTGCCACCGTCACGAAGTCCTCGAAGAGCTTGTTCATGTCGAACAGGAAGCTGTCGACGCGCAGTTCACCGGGCGCGTGCTCGACGGAGGCGTTGTCCAGGACGACCCGGGCCAGGTGCAGGGCGTGCTGGTAGCGCGAGTTGAGCCGGCTCGGCTGCCAGGCAGGCAGCGGCTGACCCCGCGCGATCACCGTGATCTCGGCCAGGCGGGCACGTTGGTGGAGCAACCCGCGTCGCACGTCGTGGGGTACGCCGGGCAGTCGCAGGAGGCGCTCCACGGCGGCCCGCAGCAGGCGGTTCTCCGCGATGTCGGTGGTGAACTCGTCGTACTCCACCTCCACCGGCAGCGTCGCGCCGAACCGACGCCGCATCTGCTCGGCTTCCCGGATGCGGCCCCGGACGACCAGGGACGTCTCCTCGGTCACCCGATATCCCTGGAGGAGCCCCTGCCGCAGGGCGCGGTCGATCTGCCGCTCCACGGCATGGGCGAGGGCGGGCAGCAGATCGCGGTGCCCGGTGACATCGACGTCCCCGTCCCGCCAACCGCCCTTCGGGTCGAGGCCGTACCCGAGGAGGAAGAACAGGCGGGCGATGGGAACCTTGGGAGTGACGCGTACGGTGACCGGCTCGTCGTCCCCCGGCACCGCGACCGCCACCGCGCCGACCTTGCTGCCGGCTCGCAGGGACCAGCGCCCCGGGACATAGGGATCGGGAGCCGCGTCCACGATGTCCCCGGCCGCCAGTGCCCGCCCGACCGCGTCCGGCAGGGCGACGCCTGCGGCCGCCGCGTGCTCGACGAGTTCGACGACACGGGTCACCTCGACGACTCCCGCAGGGCGGCGAGCCCGTACCGCTTCTCGACGTCCACGCCTTCCCCGTAGTGGTACTCCTCCAGCAGGGGCAGGATCTTGGTCCGCCACGTCCGTTCGAGGCCGCCCTCCCGATAGACGCCCCGCTTCATCAGATAGGAGGGCCCGATGCGGAAGTCGGCGTCGTCGATACGGGAGTTGAGCGCGTCGAGCAGGTCGGCAGGCTCGGCGTCATGGCCCTCGCGGCTGAGCCAGCGGCGCAGCAGTCCGCTCGTCGGCTCGGTGCGCGGGGACAGTTCGACGAAGGCGAAGCGGCGGCGCATCGCCGCGTCGACGAGGGCGATCGACCGGTCGGCGGTGTTCATGGTGCCGATCACGAAGAGGTTGGGCGGCAGCGCGAAGTCGTCACCGGAGTACGTCAGCCGGACCGACTTGTTGCGGTACTCCAGCAGGAAGTACAACTCGCCGAAAACCTTGGCCAGGTTGGCGCGGTTGATCTCGTCGATGATCAGGAAGTGCGGGATGTGCCGGTTGCCCTCGCGGGAGGCCAGATCGGCGAGTTCGCGCAGCGGACCGGCGGTCAGCCGGAAGGCGACCTTGCGGGTCTGCGGATCCTCCTGCGGCCGGAAGCCCTCGAAGAAGTCCTCGTACGCGTACGACGGATGGAACTGCACGAGCTTGACCTGCTCGGGCCCGCCACCGAGGAACTCGGCGAGCTTGAGGGCGAGATACGTCTTGCCGGTCCCGGGCGGGCCGTACAGCACCAACTGCCGTTCGTCCCACAGCAGATCACGCACCTCACGCAACCAGTCCGTGTCGTGTACGAG encodes:
- a CDS encoding 5-methylcytosine restriction system specificity protein McrC, with the translated sequence MTRVVELVEHAAAAGVALPDAVGRALAAGDIVDAAPDPYVPGRWSLRAGSKVGAVAVAVPGDDEPVTVRVTPKVPIARLFFLLGYGLDPKGGWRDGDVDVTGHRDLLPALAHAVERQIDRALRQGLLQGYRVTEETSLVVRGRIREAEQMRRRFGATLPVEVEYDEFTTDIAENRLLRAAVERLLRLPGVPHDVRRGLLHQRARLAEITVIARGQPLPAWQPSRLNSRYQHALHLARVVLDNASVEHAPGELRVDSFLFDMNKLFEDFVTVALREACRGLGHSARLQDPHHLDEASAIRMKPDFVLYGPHGAPCAVVDAKYKAEKRDGFPDADLYQMLAYCTALGLREGHLVYAKGNAPHAAHVVRHAGIVIHQHALDLDQEPPGLLSDVAKVADRLVSTPRV
- a CDS encoding UvrD-helicase domain-containing protein, whose amino-acid sequence is MPQLAFANSFWESYDVLQRPVKAGVRKAMQKFQQLTVPELHADKGLHLELVENARDPRMRTIRINDFWRGVVLAPDDGSDVFLLVNVVPHDDAYTWAAKRLYTTNSATRALEVRNVAAIEQLTPALEKAAAAADALLFAAYSDTVLRELGIDDQVLRAVRTIVDKAQLRAFETLLPEDQCEVLQYLAEGFSPEEVYRDVVAVRRPVNAGPDPDESLAVVIANTKSRITLVTGPEELADILEKPFTAWRVFLHPSQRRVAYRTSYGGPVQVTGGPGTGKTVAALHRVKHLLTRSPDTRVLLTTFTNALAASLRENLAVLLDDDESLLTRVEVTTVNAYAHGIVTRLDGRAPSPISDREERQVWQRIVNKLGLPWTEQFLAQEYRHVVLAQDLHTLDDYRAASRRGRGSALTPARREQLWPAVELFESMLRDQKATTHLKVCARAAELLAASSPTHDHVVVDEAQDLHPAQWRVLRGAVPAGSDDLFITGDPHQRIYDSKVSLGSLGISVTGRTHRLRVNYRSTEEILAWSTGILSPVSVDDLGGEGSDTLAGYRSLLHGRRPHVDGYGSEQAEIAALVERVEGWIAQGIRPSEIGVCARFNVLLDKAYDKLAAARVPVVRVRDNPGPGTDGVRLATMHAMKGLEFRCVAVLGATASALPFAREVTPASVDALQHDSDLLRERCLLFVACTRAREALAVSWSGSPSAFVPQAR